The following coding sequences lie in one Flagellimonas eckloniae genomic window:
- the folB gene encoding dihydroneopterin aldolase yields MGKIQVNNIRVHSNHGCLKEEMLIGSDYRVDLEVHADLSIPAESDKLGDTVDYVHLNNIVKEEMAVRSNLLEHVAKRILNRIFFEIAPVSEAEIKVAKINPPIGGDVESVAVILQDTRDK; encoded by the coding sequence GTGGGGAAAATTCAAGTAAACAATATAAGGGTACATTCCAATCACGGTTGCCTTAAAGAAGAAATGTTAATTGGCAGTGATTATAGGGTTGACCTAGAAGTTCATGCGGATTTATCGATTCCAGCAGAATCCGACAAACTTGGCGATACTGTGGATTATGTTCATCTAAATAATATCGTAAAAGAAGAAATGGCTGTTCGTTCCAATCTTTTGGAACATGTTGCCAAGCGGATTCTAAATCGGATTTTCTTTGAAATTGCCCCTGTATCAGAAGCAGAAATAAAAGTTGCAAAAATTAACCCTCCAATAGGTGGTGATGTTGAAAGTGTAGCCGTTATTTTGCAAGACACAAGAGATAAATAA
- a CDS encoding type IX secretion system membrane protein PorP/SprF — MLKKLYSSFIIFALTVGVGAQELTIPQLSQYIADNPFLMSPTYAGIGDHIKVRLNGLTQWVGIEDAPDTQTVAADARIGNRSGVGMLMYNDSNGETKQRGARISFAHHLTLNRYDDVFLSFGISYNFNQFRIDVENFTDNNGQLPTDDKSTTNHNFDLGFLYRYNKFYITLNASNILNKDLTQFNPVFEPNTLRNYYAYAGYSISKSKNSKLEIEPSVFFQWFESDGRSVTDLNAKFRFHNFEDYYYVGLTYRFLNDQVGKPLYIAPIAGLKKSNFYFGYSYQVITNEILGYSSGTHVLTIGMDLFQGISNCRCMY; from the coding sequence ATGTTAAAAAAACTATATTCCTCATTTATCATATTTGCGCTAACCGTGGGTGTTGGAGCTCAGGAATTAACCATTCCACAGCTATCCCAGTATATAGCGGACAATCCTTTTTTAATGTCTCCAACCTATGCTGGTATTGGGGATCATATAAAAGTTCGTTTGAACGGACTTACACAATGGGTAGGTATTGAGGATGCACCAGATACCCAAACCGTGGCGGCCGATGCCAGAATAGGAAATAGATCCGGTGTTGGAATGCTCATGTACAATGACAGCAATGGAGAAACCAAACAAAGGGGTGCGCGAATTTCTTTTGCGCATCATCTTACACTAAATAGGTATGATGATGTTTTTCTCTCTTTTGGTATTTCATACAATTTTAATCAGTTCAGAATTGATGTTGAAAATTTCACAGATAACAATGGTCAGCTTCCAACAGATGACAAATCCACAACTAACCACAATTTTGATTTAGGTTTTTTATATCGATACAATAAATTCTATATCACGTTAAATGCTTCTAATATTTTAAACAAGGATTTAACTCAATTTAATCCTGTTTTTGAGCCAAATACGTTGAGAAATTATTATGCCTATGCGGGTTATAGTATATCTAAAAGCAAAAACAGTAAATTGGAAATAGAACCCTCTGTATTTTTCCAGTGGTTTGAAAGTGATGGCCGTTCTGTTACCGATTTAAATGCAAAATTCCGTTTTCATAATTTTGAGGATTATTATTATGTTGGTCTTACCTATCGTTTTTTAAATGACCAAGTAGGAAAACCGCTTTACATAGCGCCCATTGCAGGTCTTAAAAAGAGTAATTTTTATTTTGGATATTCTTATCAGGTAATTACCAATGAAATTCTAGGATATAGTTCTGGAACTCATGTTCTTACAATAGGAATGGACCTCTTTCAGGGTATTAGCAATTGTCGGTGCATGTATTAA
- a CDS encoding head GIN domain-containing protein, with product MRTIKLFLIFLSFQGLFSQEENITHQLEGFTELKGFDGLSINLIKSDVNKAVITGANTKKVAVVNNSGVLKFRMEIDKIFSGYRTFIDLYHTEEIKVIDVNEDARIVSEEPIIQDVLELKAQEGGELTLTCQTEQLLVKSVTGGEIITKGFSDNQDVIINTGGIYDGKEFKTKFTTVSVNAGGNAEIYATDYVKANVKAGGEVLVYGNPQKMDEKAVFGGKVKRME from the coding sequence ATGAGAACAATTAAACTTTTTTTAATATTTCTCTCATTCCAGGGTTTATTTTCCCAGGAAGAAAATATTACACATCAACTTGAAGGGTTTACAGAATTAAAGGGGTTTGATGGACTTTCCATCAATCTTATCAAATCAGATGTGAACAAGGCGGTCATAACTGGGGCGAACACAAAGAAAGTTGCGGTTGTAAATAACTCTGGTGTGTTAAAGTTCCGAATGGAAATTGATAAAATTTTCAGTGGTTATCGAACATTCATAGACCTATACCATACAGAAGAAATTAAGGTAATAGATGTTAATGAAGATGCTAGAATAGTATCAGAAGAACCAATTATACAAGATGTTTTAGAGCTAAAAGCACAAGAAGGTGGAGAGTTGACATTAACATGCCAAACGGAGCAATTACTTGTAAAATCTGTAACGGGTGGGGAAATAATTACAAAAGGATTTTCAGATAATCAAGATGTAATTATAAACACAGGTGGTATCTATGATGGTAAAGAGTTTAAAACCAAATTCACAACGGTTTCAGTAAATGCTGGTGGAAATGCGGAAATTTATGCTACAGATTATGTAAAGGCAAATGTAAAAGCGGGAGGTGAAGTTTTGGTATATGGCAACCCACAAAAAATGGATGAAAAGGCCGTTTTTGGTGGAAAAGTAAAACGTATGGAATAA
- a CDS encoding LysE family translocator, with protein sequence MIDDIQAAIPLGFLLSFMIGPVFFVLLETSAIKGFRAGVVFDIGVIIADIVFLVIAYFSSFQLLENLSNQPGLFVFGGMILLIYGIVIFVKKESKKANVKASTGTYLNLAIKGFLLNFINIGVLAFWLGLIVIVGPSLNNNPDRIVVFFSTVIMVYFLTDLLKIILAKQLKRYLTQERIVLIKKGLGVVIIVCGIVMITKGFLPKEKFNIKDGIERISE encoded by the coding sequence ATGATAGATGATATTCAAGCGGCCATTCCTTTAGGGTTCCTATTGAGTTTTATGATAGGTCCAGTCTTTTTTGTGCTATTGGAAACAAGTGCAATAAAAGGTTTTAGGGCAGGAGTGGTTTTTGATATTGGGGTTATTATTGCGGATATTGTCTTTTTGGTAATAGCATATTTCAGTAGTTTTCAATTGCTAGAAAACCTGAGCAACCAACCTGGACTTTTTGTTTTTGGGGGAATGATTTTGCTTATTTATGGTATTGTGATTTTTGTAAAAAAGGAATCTAAAAAAGCAAATGTAAAAGCATCAACGGGCACATATCTAAATCTTGCTATTAAAGGTTTTTTATTGAATTTCATCAATATTGGGGTATTGGCTTTTTGGCTGGGTCTAATTGTAATTGTGGGACCAAGCTTAAATAATAATCCAGATAGAATAGTTGTTTTTTTTAGCACCGTTATTATGGTTTACTTTTTAACAGATCTGTTAAAAATTATCCTGGCAAAACAATTAAAAAGGTATTTGACACAAGAACGAATTGTGTTGATAAAAAAGGGATTGGGAGTTGTTATTATAGTTTGTGGAATTGTAATGATAACCAAAGGTTTTTTACCAAAGGAAAAGTTCAATATTAAGGACGGGATTGAACGTATAAGTGAATAA